The following are encoded in a window of Rosa chinensis cultivar Old Blush chromosome 4, RchiOBHm-V2, whole genome shotgun sequence genomic DNA:
- the LOC112196194 gene encoding probable linoleate 9S-lipoxygenase 5 gives MFQIPIVPNIIDNLKNGSNKKIKGTVVLMKKNALDFNDFHASVLDRVHELLGQGVSLQLISAVNGDSSNGSQGKLGKVAYLENWITTLGPLTAGETAFKVTFDVEGEIGVPGAFIIRNNHHSEFFLKTVTLEDVPGAGQIHFVCNSWVYPASKYKKDRIFFANKTYLPNDTPLPLRKYRQQELEQLRGNGTGELKEWDRVYDYAYYNDLGDPDKGSNYARPVLGGSSQYPYPRRGRTGRPPTRTDTNCESRIPLLMSLDIYVPRDERFGHLKMSDFLAYGLKSLVQFVRPELQAVFDKTPNEFDSFQDVLNLYEGGFPLPEGLLKDIGDNIPLPMIKEIFRTDGEQFLRFPVPQVIKEDRTAWRTDEEFAREMLAGVNPVTIRRLQEFPPASKLDPKVYGDHSSTITEQHIKKNLDGLTVHQALRDNRLFILDHHDAFMPYLRRINTTGNRIYGSRTLLFLKSDGTLKPLVIELSLPHPDGDRYGCTSKVYTPAEHGVESSIWQLAKAYVAVNDSGFHQLISHWLNTHAVIEPFVIATNRQLSVLHPVHKLLHPHFRDTMNINAQARQILINAGGILETTVFPAKYAMELSAVVYKSWVFPDQALPADLIKRGMAVMDANSPHGVRLLIEDYPYAVDGLNIWSAIKTWVTDYCSFYYRTDDMVQKDTELQSWWKELVEQGHGDKKNEPWWPKMQTRDELIETCTIVIWTSSALHAAVNFGQYPFAGYLPNRPTVSRRFMPEIGTPEYEELKTNPDLAFLKTVTAQLQTVLGVSLIEILSRHASDEVYLGQRDTPGWTSDTKVLEAFERFGKKLAEIEAEIVRMNNDGKLKNRVGPVKVPYTLLYPTGEVGLSGKGIPNSVSI, from the exons ATGTTCCAAATCCCCATTGTCCCAAACATCATTGACAATCTCAAGAATGGTTCCAACAAGAAGATCAAAGGAACCGTGGTGCTGATGAAGAAGAATGCGTTGGACTTCAATGACTTTCATGCTTCGGTTCTCGACCGTGTGCATGAGTTGTTGGGCCAAGGCGTTTCTTTGCAGCTCATTAGTGCTGTTAATGGGGATTCTT CAAATGGGTCGCAAGGGAAACTCGGAAAAGTAGCATATTTGGAGAACTGGATTACCACACTCGGTCCGTTAACAGCAGGAGAGACTGCATTCAAGGTTACATTCGACGTTGAAGGCGAAATAGGAGTTCCAGGAGCATTCATAATAAGAAACAATCATCACAGTGAATTCTTCCTTAAGACGGTCACGCTCGAAGATGTTCCCGGTGCGGGTCAGATCCACTTTGTTTGCAACTCATGGGTCTACCCTGCATCGAAATACAAGAAAGACCGTATTTTCTTTGCTAACAAG ACGTATCTTCCGAATGATACACCATTGCCACTACGCAAATACAGACAACAGGAACTTGAGCAGTTAAGAGGAAATGGAACAGGAGAGCTCAAGGAATGGGACAGGGTCTACGACTATGCTTACTACAATGATCTCGGTGACCCAGACAAGGGTTCCAACTATGCCCGTCCAGTTCTAGGGGGGTCTAGCCAGTACCCTTACCCTCGTAGAGGAAGAACCGGTCGACCACCAACAAGGACAG ATACCAACTGCGAGAGTAGGATCCCTCTTCTGATGAGCTTAGACATTTATGTTCCGAGAGATGAACGATTCGGACACTTGAAGATGTCCGACTTCCTTGCTTATGGACTGAAATCTTTGGTTCAGTTCGTTAGACCAGAGCTACAAGCTGTGTTTGATAAAACTCCCAACGAGTTTGACAGCTTTCAAGATGTTCTCAACCTCTATGAAGGAGGGTTTCCGTTGCCTGAAGGTTTATTAAAGGATATTGGCGACAACATTCCTTTGCCAATGATCAAGGAAATTTTCCGAACTGACGGTGAACAATTCCTTAGATTCCCAGTGCCTCAAGTGATCAAAG AGGATAGGACTGCTTGGAGGACTGATGAAGAATTTGCCAGAGAAATGCTTGCTGGAGTCAACCCTGTCACTATTCGTCGCCTCCAA GAGTTTCCACCAGCAAGTAAACTAGATCCAAAAGTTTATGGGGATCACAGCAGTACCATAACAGAACAGCACATCAAGAAAAACTTGGACGGGCTAACAGTGCATCAG GCACTCAGGGACAACAGGTTATTCATATTAGACCATCATGATGCTTTCATGCCGTACCTGAGGCGGATAAACACTACTGGAAACAGGATCTATGGCAGCAGAACACTCCTTTTCTTGAAAAGTGATGGGACTTTGAAGCCATTGGTGATTGAACTAAGCTTGCCTCATCCTGATGGAGATCGATATGGTTGCACTAGCAAAGTATATACACCAGCTGAACATGGTGTTGAGAGCTCCATTTGGCAACTGGCTAAAGCTTATGTGGCTGTAAATGACTCTGGATTTCATCAACTGATCAGTCATTG GTTGAATACCCATGCGGTTATCGAGCCATTTGTAATAGCCACCAACAGGCAGCTGAGCGTGCTTCATCCAGTTCACAAACTTCTGCATCCTCACTTCCGTGACACGATGAATATAAATGCACAGGCCAGGCAAATTCTCATTAATGCTGGTGGCATTCTGGAGACCACAGTTTTCCCAGCTAAGTATGCCATGGAATTGTCAGCTGTGGTTTATAAGAGTTGGGTTTTCCCTGACCAAGCTCTCCCTGCAGATCTCATCAAGAG AGGAATGGCTGTCATGGATGCCAATTCTCCACACGGTGTTCGCCTATTGATAGAGGACTACCCATATGCTGTTGATGGACTAAATATCTGGTCTGCAATAAAAACTTGGGTTACAGACTATTGCTCCTTCTACTACAGGACTGATGATATGGTTCAAAAAGACACTGAACTCCAGTCCTGGTGGAAGGAACTTGTGGAGCAGGGTCATGGTGACAAAAAGAATGAACCTTGGTGGCCTAAAATGCAGACTCGTGATGAGCTCATCGAAACATGCACTATCGTCATTTGGACTTCCTCTGCTCTCCATGCAGCCGTCAACTTTGGACAGTACCCTTTTGCCGGGTACCTTCCGAACCGGCCAACTGTAAGCAGGAGATTCATGCCTGAGATAGGAACTCCGGAATATGAAGAGCTCAAGACCAACCCTGATTTGGCTTTCTTGAAAACTGTTACTGCTCAGCTTCAGACTGTGCTTGGTGTTTCACTGATAGAAATTCTGTCTAGGCATGCTAGTGATGAAGTCTATCTTGGGCAGAGAGACACACCTGGGTGGACATCGGACACAAAAGTGTTGGAAGCCTTCGAGAGGTTTGGAAAGAAACTGGCTGAAATTGAGGCTGAAATTGTACGCATGAACAATGATGGGAAGCTGAAGAACCGAGTTGGACCGGTCAAGGTGCCTTATACTTTGCTCTATCCTACCGGTGAAGTCGGACTTTCTGGCAAGGGAATCCCCAACAGTGTCTCAATCTAA